One genomic segment of Ictalurus punctatus breed USDA103 chromosome 4, Coco_2.0, whole genome shotgun sequence includes these proteins:
- the lrrc4.2 gene encoding leucine-rich repeat-containing protein 4.2, with product MRHIMSLLWQVTVHWNAALLCAVYLMVRAWSVCATPTGPQNCPAVCSCSNQFSKVVCTRRGLVRVPPGIPTNTRHLNLMENSIEVIHADTFRHLHHLEVLQLGRNSIRQIEVGAFNGLTNLNTLELFDNRLTVIPSGAFEYLSKLRELWLRNNPIESIPSYAFNRVPSLMRLDLGELKKLQYISEGAFEGLYNLKYLNLGMCNLREMPVLSPLVGLEELEMSENYFPDIKPGSFRGLKSLKKLWIMNSKITTMERNAFDDVTALVELNLAHNNLSSLPHDLFAPLSYLVELHLHHNPWRCDCDVVWLAWWLREYIPTNSTCCGRCHSPAHLRGRYLVEVDQTTFQCSAPFILDAPRDLNISAERVAEFKCRTAPMSSVRWLLPNGTVLTHGSNHPRIYVLNDGTLNFSNVLPSDTGVYTCMVTNMAGNSNASAYLNVSAAELNTSEHLSYFTTVTVEIVESTSEEVIKPKTVTASPSVFQPVFISTPTVLLQTPRQVSVPTIRGTVRPPASLDEVMKTTKIIIGCFVAVTLLAAIMLIAFYKLRKRHQQRSTVAAARTIEIIQMEENVPPTTPGTTIPGEGGMVLPSLRDRNNTYKSSYSTYKPAHSAPWTENSISNSLHRPRPTPISTIPEPYLIKTHTKEKVQETQI from the coding sequence ATGCGCCACATCATGAGTCTCTTGTGGCAGGTAACTGTGCACTGGAACGCAGCCCTGCTCTGTGCAGTCTACCTCATGGTGCGAGCGTGGAGTGTATGCGCCACCCCCACCGGACCGCAGAACTGCCCAGCTGTATGCTCCTGCAGTAACCAGTTCAGCAAGGTGGTGTGTACCAGGCGTGGCCTGGTCCGAGTGCCGCCTGGCATCCCCACTAATACACGCCACCTCAACCTCATGGAGAACAGCATTGAGGTAATCCATGCTGACACATTTCGACACCTCCACCATCTGGAAGTGCTGCAGCTTGGCAGGAACTCCATCCGGCAGATTGAGGTGGGGGCCTTCAATGGTCTCACCAATCTTAACACCCTGGAGCTCTTTGACAACCGGTTGACTGTAATCCCAAGTGGCGCTTTTGAGTACTTGTCTAAGCTGCGGGAATTATGGCTCAGGAACAACCCTATTGAAAGCATACCGTCTTATGCATTCAACCGTGTCCCCTCCCTCATGCGACTGGATTTAGGAGAACTGAAAAAACTGCAGTATATCTCTGAGGGTGCTTTTGAAGGATTATACAACTTGAAATACCTAAACCTCGGAATGTGTAATCTGCGGGAGATGCCTGTCCTCTCCCCATTGGTGGGGCTGGAGGAACTAGAGATGTCAGAAAACTACTTTCCGGACATAAAACCTGGGTCCTTTAGGGGTCTGAAATCTCTGAAAAAGCTTTGGATTATGAACTCCAAAATCACTACCATGGAAAGAAATGCATTTGATGATGTCACAGCCTTGGTTGAACTCAACCTGGCCCATAATAATCTTAGCTCTTTGCCCCATGACCTTTTTGCACCCTTGAGTTACCTGGTAGAGCTGCACTTGCACCATAACCCATGGCGGTGCGACTGTGATGTGGTGTGgctggcttggtggttaagagAGTACATACCTACAAACTCCACTTGTTGTGGCCGTTGCCATAGCCCTGCCCATCTGCGAGGACGCTACCTAGTGGAGGTAGACCAGACTACGTTTCAGTGCTCTGCTCCTTTCATCCTAGATGCTCCACGGGACCTTAACATATCTGCAGAGCGAGTGGCTGAGTTCAAGTGTCGCACAGCTCCCATGTCATCTGTCAGATGGCTCCTACCCAATGGAACAGTTCTGACCCATGGCTCCAATCATCCAAGGATATACGTTCTCAATGATGGAACTCTAAATTTCTCCAATGTTCTGCCATCTGACACAGGTGTGTACACCTGCATGGTGACAAACATGGCTGGAAACTCCAATGCATCAGCTTACCTGAATGTGAGCGCAGCAGAGCTTAACACCTCTGAGCACCTAAGCTATTTTACCACAGTCACTGTGGAAATAGTGGAGTCGACATCAGAGGAGGTGATTAAACCGAAGACGGTCACGGCTTCACCCTCCGTCTTCCAGCCTGTGTTTATCTCAACTCCAACTGTCCTACTGCAGACACCAAGACAGGTTAGTGTGCCAACTATCCGAGGAACTGTGCGCCCACCTGCCAGCTTAGATGAAGTGATGAAGACTACAAAGATCATCATTGGCTGCTTTGTTGCAGTCACGCTCCTTGCTGCGATCATGCTAATTGCGTTCTACAAGCTCCGTAAACGACACCAACAGAGGAGCACGGTGGCAGCTGCCAGGACTATAGAGATCATTCAGATGGAGGAGAATGTTCCTCCTACCACACCAGGAACAACTATACCAGGAGAGGGTGGGATGGTGCTACCAAGTCTGAGAGATCGTAACAACACCTACAAATCCAGCTACAGCACCTACAAACCAGCACACTCTGCTCCCTGGACAGAGAACAGCATTAGCAATTCTCTACATCGCCCACGGCCCACACCCATCAGCACCATCCCGGAACCCTACTTGATTAAAACTCACACCAAGGAGAAGGTACAGGAAACCCAGATCTAA